In Paraburkholderia sprentiae WSM5005, a genomic segment contains:
- a CDS encoding ABC transporter substrate-binding protein — MANTRRAACRALGALALSASLGALTLATPGAHAEGKQITLGFAQVGAESAWRTANTESVKSAATDAGIKLKFSDAQQKQENQIKAIRSYIAQKVDVIAFSPVVESGWEPVLLEAKAAKIPVILTDRNIDVKDTSLYVTMIGSDFLEEGRRGGKWLEDHYKDDKGPVNIAELQGTVGSAPANDRHSGLVEVIKNDPKFKIIASQSGDFTLAGGKQVMEAFIKTYGNKINVVYAHNDDMALGAIQAMEEAGMHPGKDIVVVSFDATKGGFQAMAAGKMNVDVECSPLLGPQLMSAVKDVVAGKPLPKRILTQETVFPMSVAAQTLPSRKY; from the coding sequence ATGGCGAATACACGACGTGCCGCGTGTCGCGCTCTGGGCGCGCTCGCGCTTTCCGCGAGCCTCGGAGCACTGACGCTGGCCACACCTGGCGCGCATGCCGAGGGTAAACAAATTACGCTCGGTTTTGCGCAGGTCGGCGCAGAAAGCGCATGGCGCACCGCGAATACCGAATCGGTGAAGTCGGCAGCGACGGACGCCGGTATCAAACTCAAATTCTCCGATGCGCAGCAGAAGCAGGAAAACCAGATCAAGGCGATCCGCTCGTATATCGCGCAGAAGGTCGACGTGATCGCGTTCTCGCCGGTCGTCGAATCGGGCTGGGAACCGGTGCTGCTCGAAGCCAAAGCCGCGAAGATTCCGGTGATCCTGACTGACCGCAATATCGATGTGAAGGACACGTCGCTGTACGTGACGATGATCGGCTCGGACTTCCTCGAGGAAGGCCGGCGCGGCGGCAAATGGCTCGAAGACCACTACAAGGACGACAAAGGCCCGGTCAATATCGCCGAGCTGCAGGGCACGGTCGGCTCCGCGCCGGCCAACGACCGCCACTCGGGTCTGGTCGAAGTGATCAAGAACGATCCGAAGTTCAAGATCATCGCGTCGCAAAGCGGCGACTTCACGCTGGCTGGCGGCAAGCAGGTGATGGAAGCGTTCATCAAGACCTACGGTAACAAGATCAACGTCGTCTATGCTCATAACGACGACATGGCGCTCGGCGCCATCCAGGCGATGGAAGAAGCCGGCATGCATCCGGGTAAGGACATCGTCGTGGTTTCGTTCGACGCAACCAAGGGCGGCTTCCAGGCGATGGCCGCGGGCAAGATGAACGTGGACGTCGAGTGCAGCCCGCTGCTCGGACCGCAACTGATGTCGGCGGTGAAGGACGTGGTGGCCGGCAAGCCACTGCCCAAGCGCATCCTGACACAGGAGACGGTCTTCCCGATGAGCGTGGCCGCGCAAACTCTGCCGTCGCGTAAGTACTGA
- a CDS encoding alpha-ketoglutarate-dependent dioxygenase AlkB family protein, producing MTTDLFNDLPTPDVDWYPDWLAPAEAERLLVRLVDEVQWRQDIMGTPAGRVALPRLTAWQGEPDAVYVYSGIRNVPQAWTPAVAELKAAAEATSGARFNSVLLNRYRSGADSMGWHADREPELGSQPVIASVSLGVARTFDLRHNRSGVVQSFSLKGGSLLVMKGDTQAQWRHRVPKEPRVSGERINLTFRWITPRIAPR from the coding sequence ATGACCACCGATCTTTTCAACGACCTGCCGACACCCGACGTCGACTGGTATCCCGACTGGCTCGCACCGGCCGAAGCCGAGCGCCTGCTCGTCCGCCTGGTCGACGAAGTGCAATGGCGCCAGGACATCATGGGCACGCCCGCCGGCCGTGTTGCTCTGCCGCGTCTGACCGCGTGGCAGGGCGAGCCGGACGCGGTGTACGTCTACTCGGGCATCCGCAACGTCCCGCAAGCGTGGACGCCCGCCGTCGCGGAGCTCAAGGCCGCCGCCGAGGCGACCAGCGGCGCGCGTTTTAATAGCGTGCTGCTCAATCGTTACCGCAGTGGCGCCGACAGCATGGGCTGGCACGCGGACCGCGAGCCCGAACTCGGCAGCCAGCCGGTGATCGCGTCGGTGAGCCTCGGCGTCGCGCGCACGTTCGATCTGCGGCACAACCGCAGCGGTGTCGTGCAATCGTTCTCGCTGAAGGGCGGCAGTTTGCTCGTGATGAAGGGCGACACCCAGGCGCAGTGGCGTCATCGGGTGCCGAAGGAGCCGCGCGTGAGTGGCGAGCGCATCAATCTGACGTTTCGCTGGATCACCCCGAGGATCGCGCCAAGATGA
- a CDS encoding metallophosphoesterase: MRRSSFLVRIIFIGILLHLYVGLRLIPDMPIDAAGRGLCVLWLVLSICLIPVGMMARGIKRQPLGDRLAWVGLLAMGFFSSLLVLTFARDLVLASLLTIDAIWPNTLAIAHWRTGSAAAVPLLALLSTLIGLFNARRRARVVTIEVPIDDLPAALDGFTIVQISDIHVGPTIKGRYVDAIVDAVNRLQPDLIAVTGDVVDGSVPQLSRHTQPLSRLAARHGAFLVTGNHEYYSGANPWIAEFRRLGLRVLLNEHVIVDHDGARAVIAGVTDYSAGHHDPAHRSDPVAALAGAPGDVLIKVLLAHQPRSAEAAAAAGFTLQLSGHTHGGQFFPWNFFVRLQQPFTAGLARLNGLWVYTSRGTGYWGPPKRLGAPSEITRLRLVPGEPD, from the coding sequence ATGCGACGTTCATCGTTTCTGGTCCGCATCATCTTCATTGGCATCCTGCTGCATCTCTACGTCGGCTTGCGCCTGATTCCCGACATGCCGATCGACGCCGCCGGCCGCGGGCTATGCGTGCTGTGGCTGGTTCTGTCGATCTGCCTGATACCGGTCGGCATGATGGCGCGCGGCATCAAGCGCCAGCCGCTCGGCGATCGGCTCGCCTGGGTCGGCCTGCTCGCGATGGGTTTCTTCTCGTCGCTGCTGGTGCTGACGTTCGCGCGCGACCTCGTGTTGGCGTCGCTGCTGACGATCGACGCGATCTGGCCGAATACGCTCGCGATCGCGCATTGGCGCACCGGCTCGGCGGCGGCGGTGCCGCTGCTCGCGCTGCTGTCCACGCTGATCGGCCTGTTCAACGCGCGCCGTCGCGCGCGCGTCGTCACGATCGAAGTGCCGATCGACGATCTGCCTGCCGCGCTCGACGGCTTCACGATCGTGCAAATCAGTGACATCCACGTCGGCCCGACGATCAAAGGCCGCTATGTCGACGCCATCGTCGACGCGGTGAATCGGCTGCAGCCGGATCTGATCGCGGTGACGGGCGACGTCGTCGATGGCAGCGTGCCGCAGCTGAGCCGGCATACGCAGCCGCTCTCGCGGCTCGCCGCGCGGCACGGCGCGTTCCTCGTGACCGGCAATCACGAGTACTACTCCGGAGCGAACCCGTGGATCGCCGAATTCCGCCGGCTCGGCTTGCGGGTGCTGCTGAACGAACACGTGATCGTCGATCACGACGGCGCGCGCGCCGTGATCGCCGGCGTCACCGATTACTCGGCGGGTCATCATGACCCCGCGCATCGCAGCGACCCGGTCGCGGCGCTCGCCGGCGCGCCCGGCGACGTGCTGATCAAGGTGTTGCTCGCGCATCAGCCGCGCTCGGCCGAAGCGGCTGCCGCCGCCGGCTTTACGCTGCAGCTGTCCGGTCATACGCACGGCGGTCAGTTCTTTCCGTGGAATTTCTTTGTGCGCCTGCAACAGCCGTTCACGGCGGGCCTCGCGCGCCTGAACGGACTGTGGGTGTATACGAGTCGAGGTACGGGGTATTGGGGTCCGCCGAAACGACTCGGTGCGCCTTCGGAAATCACGCGCTTGAGACTCGTGCCGGGCGAACCGGATTGA
- a CDS encoding MgtC/SapB family protein produces MTLEFFLRLLTAFACGVAIGLERQMRQRNAGLRTITLVASGACLFVTLGVLTGNGVSGITQIAAYVVSGVGFLGGGVIMRDKGSIQGINTAATLWCSAAVGVLSGAGHYGPALAGTAVVLLTNTVLREVSRMINSTSVSNADLVREYVLTIVCREADEIHIRTAISNSMYSAPLSFQSLTSEDVEDEPGRIRVTATLKMHPKDQSKLEQMASRLSMEKSVSSVSWTAREAEPTPE; encoded by the coding sequence ATGACACTCGAATTCTTCCTGCGGCTTCTCACCGCTTTTGCTTGCGGCGTCGCGATCGGCCTCGAACGACAGATGCGCCAGCGCAATGCCGGCCTGCGCACGATCACGCTCGTCGCGAGCGGCGCCTGCCTGTTCGTCACGCTTGGCGTGCTGACCGGCAACGGCGTCAGCGGCATCACGCAGATCGCCGCCTACGTGGTGTCCGGCGTCGGCTTTCTCGGCGGCGGCGTCATCATGCGCGACAAAGGCTCGATTCAGGGGATCAACACCGCGGCGACACTGTGGTGCTCGGCGGCCGTCGGCGTGTTGAGCGGCGCGGGACACTATGGGCCGGCGCTCGCGGGCACCGCGGTCGTGCTGCTGACCAACACGGTGCTGCGCGAGGTCAGCCGGATGATCAATTCGACGTCGGTGTCGAACGCCGACCTCGTTCGCGAGTACGTGCTGACGATCGTTTGCCGTGAAGCCGACGAGATCCATATTCGCACCGCGATTTCGAACTCGATGTACTCGGCGCCGCTGTCGTTCCAAAGCCTGACGAGCGAGGATGTCGAGGACGAGCCGGGGCGCATTCGCGTGACGGCGACGCTGAAGATGCATCCGAAGGATCAATCGAAGCTCGAACAGATGGCGAGTCGCCTGAGCATGGAAAAGAGCGTGTCCAGCGTCAGCTGGACCGCGCGAGAAGCAGAGCCGACGCCCGAGTGA
- a CDS encoding GlsB/YeaQ/YmgE family stress response membrane protein, producing MEHGIIAWIIIGAIAGWLAGVLVRGGGFGLIVDIIVGIVGAFIGGWLAGVLHISLGGGWIGSIITALIGAVILLFIIRLVRRGS from the coding sequence ATGGAACACGGCATCATCGCATGGATCATCATCGGCGCGATTGCGGGCTGGCTCGCGGGTGTGCTGGTCAGGGGCGGCGGCTTCGGCCTGATCGTCGACATCATCGTCGGGATCGTCGGCGCGTTCATTGGCGGCTGGCTCGCCGGCGTGCTGCATATCTCGCTCGGCGGCGGCTGGATCGGCTCGATCATCACCGCATTGATCGGCGCGGTCATTCTGCTGTTTATTATCCGGCTCGTGCGACGAGGGTCCTGA
- a CDS encoding FUSC family protein, translating into MRRRLVRAKLNRAVRDWASGDGLIWLHLLKTVTAGLLALGMAMLLDLPQPRIAMTTVFVLMQPFSGMVLAKSFYRILGTAVGTVAALVLGGLFGQQPELYMLGMTLWVSACIAAAVRYRHFRWYGFVLAGYTAALIGIPNVIAPQGLFLAALTRAAEVAVGIVCSSAVSALLLPQRSSLALRHNLQVRYANFTAFTLDVLAHGLERNQFEQRFAGFVDEIAGFEATRTFVAFEDPAMRSRSAHLARLNSEFMDACARLHALHQLLKRLRTGRAASIFAAIDPYLDELRGLFQVQAEAGVEASRVAACLRLFRANLPSRVRETRRLLDAASAQSIADFDTAAELLYRFVGEWINYSETYACLWRKAENRQQNLRRSSSPHKSHRASGPISRTNHFAVLFTFLRSAVVIGIAGWFWIATGWPSGGLAVIGATLVCALTSTAPRATRMAIQMAIGAMVATLTGYMFICYVYPNIDGFPLLCSVLSPVLALGAFVATRRGAAGFGIGFSVFFCLLAGPDNVASYVPDLLIDNGIALSASMLLAGLVFAVVFPADMRWLIERTIGDLRAQTVSACKDGLPGLNRRFQSRTHDLISQLRVLLTHRSRRRRDALRWMLATIEVGHAVIDLRNEAARADYADILQPRWRSAIEHTCDALARLFERPGPHSLEGALIAVRSATWLAQDMLQTVHADSDRRHDLRRILSCLHFIRSALLDKDAPFNPR; encoded by the coding sequence ATGCGGCGCCGACTCGTCCGAGCCAAACTCAATCGGGCCGTGCGCGATTGGGCCAGCGGTGACGGTCTCATCTGGCTGCATCTACTGAAGACAGTCACCGCCGGTCTGCTCGCGCTCGGCATGGCGATGCTGCTCGACCTGCCGCAGCCGCGCATTGCAATGACCACTGTTTTCGTGTTGATGCAACCGTTCAGCGGCATGGTGCTCGCCAAGAGCTTCTATCGGATTCTGGGGACGGCAGTAGGGACTGTGGCCGCACTCGTGCTCGGCGGGCTGTTCGGTCAGCAGCCCGAACTGTACATGCTCGGTATGACCCTGTGGGTGAGCGCCTGTATTGCTGCGGCGGTCCGGTATCGGCATTTCAGGTGGTACGGCTTTGTGCTCGCGGGTTACACGGCGGCGCTAATCGGTATTCCGAACGTCATCGCGCCTCAGGGCCTGTTCCTCGCGGCACTCACGCGCGCGGCGGAAGTGGCGGTCGGCATCGTGTGTTCGAGCGCGGTTAGCGCGTTGCTACTGCCGCAGCGCTCGAGCCTCGCGCTACGACATAACCTTCAGGTGAGGTACGCGAATTTTACCGCGTTCACTCTCGATGTGCTCGCCCACGGGCTCGAGCGCAATCAGTTCGAACAGCGTTTCGCGGGTTTCGTCGACGAGATCGCTGGCTTCGAAGCAACGCGCACATTCGTCGCGTTCGAAGATCCAGCGATGCGCTCCCGCAGTGCGCATCTGGCGCGTCTGAATAGCGAATTCATGGACGCGTGCGCGCGTCTACACGCGCTGCATCAGTTGCTAAAACGGTTGCGCACGGGCCGTGCTGCATCGATATTCGCGGCCATCGATCCGTACCTTGACGAACTGCGGGGCTTGTTCCAGGTACAAGCTGAAGCAGGCGTCGAAGCGTCGCGCGTTGCTGCCTGCCTGCGCCTGTTTCGGGCGAACCTGCCAAGTCGGGTACGCGAAACCAGGCGGCTCCTCGATGCCGCGTCCGCGCAATCGATTGCAGACTTCGACACCGCAGCCGAATTGCTGTACCGCTTCGTTGGAGAATGGATAAATTATTCGGAAACCTATGCATGCTTGTGGCGCAAAGCGGAAAACCGGCAGCAAAACCTGCGACGCAGCTCAAGCCCACATAAAAGCCACCGCGCGAGCGGACCGATCAGCCGCACGAACCACTTCGCCGTTTTGTTCACGTTCTTGCGTTCAGCTGTCGTAATCGGGATCGCCGGTTGGTTCTGGATCGCGACCGGTTGGCCGAGCGGCGGCCTCGCCGTGATTGGCGCAACGCTGGTCTGTGCGTTGACGTCCACTGCGCCACGCGCCACCAGAATGGCTATCCAGATGGCGATCGGGGCCATGGTCGCGACGCTGACCGGCTACATGTTCATCTGCTACGTGTATCCGAACATCGATGGTTTCCCGCTGCTTTGCTCGGTACTCTCGCCGGTGCTCGCGCTCGGCGCATTCGTCGCGACGCGTCGCGGCGCGGCGGGGTTTGGCATCGGCTTTTCAGTGTTCTTCTGTCTGCTTGCCGGACCGGACAACGTCGCCAGCTATGTACCCGATCTGCTGATCGACAACGGCATCGCGCTGAGCGCGTCGATGCTGCTCGCGGGCCTCGTTTTCGCGGTGGTCTTTCCCGCCGATATGCGCTGGCTCATCGAGCGGACCATCGGCGATTTGCGAGCGCAAACAGTGTCGGCATGTAAGGACGGCCTGCCGGGCCTGAACCGCCGTTTCCAGTCGAGAACGCACGATCTGATTTCACAATTGCGCGTGCTGCTGACCCACCGTTCACGACGACGGCGCGACGCACTGCGCTGGATGCTCGCGACGATCGAAGTAGGTCACGCCGTCATCGATCTGCGCAACGAGGCCGCACGCGCCGACTATGCCGACATCCTTCAGCCGCGTTGGCGCAGCGCGATCGAACACACGTGCGACGCTCTCGCCCGGCTCTTCGAACGCCCCGGCCCGCATTCGCTCGAAGGCGCACTCATCGCTGTGCGCTCCGCCACCTGGCTTGCGCAAGACATGCTGCAGACAGTGCATGCCGATTCCGACCGGCGTCACGATCTCCGGCGCATTCTGAGCTGTCTGCACTTTATTCGTAGCGCGTTGCTCGACAAGGACGCGCCGTTCAACCCTCGCTGA
- a CDS encoding LysR family transcriptional regulator — translation MDTLQNMRVFVRVVEAGSFTAAAQSLNSTTGAMSRAVSELEARLRTRLLNRSTRRLALTTAGERYLQRSQQILADVDIAEEEASCAHERPTGALRMHSFASIGQHYVLPAISRYRALYPGVTVELTLSQRMPDLFEGSADVAVIGASALPNSDLVSFPLGTSFSILCASPAYVRAHGVPQKPAELAHHECLILHTPAFPPHEWTLDGPNGSELMEVNGPVHVNIAETLIAAIREGMGIGMVPLYAAISGLRDGSLVRVLPEYTLQKSTVYALYPSRKFIDAKTRTWVEFLRSHLPEVIARDEALLAEVGQMGAVDVASESTFHRVMKAEQ, via the coding sequence ATGGACACCCTACAAAATATGCGAGTGTTCGTGCGCGTGGTTGAAGCCGGTAGCTTCACCGCGGCCGCGCAATCGCTCAATTCAACGACCGGCGCGATGTCTCGCGCAGTCTCGGAGCTCGAGGCACGTCTGCGCACGCGCCTGCTGAATCGCTCGACGCGTCGGCTTGCGCTGACCACCGCCGGCGAGCGCTACCTTCAGCGCTCACAGCAGATCCTCGCGGATGTCGATATCGCGGAAGAAGAAGCCAGTTGCGCGCACGAGCGACCAACCGGCGCGCTGCGCATGCATAGCTTTGCGAGCATCGGCCAGCACTATGTACTGCCGGCCATTTCGCGCTATCGCGCGCTTTATCCTGGCGTGACCGTCGAGTTGACACTATCGCAGCGCATGCCCGATCTGTTCGAGGGCAGCGCCGATGTTGCCGTGATCGGCGCATCGGCGCTGCCCAATTCGGACCTCGTATCATTCCCGCTGGGGACGTCGTTCAGCATCCTGTGCGCATCGCCGGCCTACGTGCGCGCGCACGGCGTGCCGCAAAAACCAGCTGAGCTTGCGCATCACGAATGTCTGATCCTCCATACGCCGGCGTTCCCCCCGCATGAGTGGACGCTCGACGGCCCGAATGGCAGCGAGCTAATGGAAGTCAACGGACCAGTGCATGTGAACATCGCCGAAACACTGATCGCGGCGATCCGCGAAGGCATGGGCATCGGCATGGTGCCGCTCTACGCGGCCATTTCGGGGTTGCGCGATGGCTCGCTGGTGCGGGTTTTGCCGGAATATACGCTGCAGAAGTCGACTGTTTATGCGCTATATCCGTCGCGCAAGTTTATCGATGCAAAGACGCGCACTTGGGTCGAATTTCTGCGCTCGCATCTGCCGGAGGTCATTGCGCGCGACGAAGCATTGCTTGCTGAGGTCGGGCAAATGGGAGCCGTAGATGTCGCATCCGAATCGACATTCCACCGGGTGATGAAGGCCGAGCAATAG
- a CDS encoding phosphonate degradation HD-domain oxygenase translates to MALGLDDIRVLFERHGSLAYSGEPVTQLEHALQSGALAEAEGASDELVAAAFLHDLGHLLNLQGETPTERGVDDLHQYFALPFLRPVLSDAVLEPIRLHVDAKRCLCAVDATYFGQLSADSVRSLQLQGGIFSEEEAQAFVQKPYAEDAMRLRRWDDRAKEKDRATPGIDHYLVVVERAMRAHATA, encoded by the coding sequence GTGGCATTGGGTCTCGACGATATCCGTGTGCTTTTCGAGCGACACGGCAGCCTCGCGTATAGCGGCGAACCGGTGACGCAGCTCGAGCATGCGTTGCAGAGCGGCGCGCTGGCCGAGGCGGAGGGCGCGAGCGACGAACTGGTCGCCGCGGCGTTTTTGCACGACCTCGGACATCTGCTGAACCTGCAGGGAGAGACGCCGACGGAGCGGGGTGTCGACGATCTGCATCAGTATTTCGCCTTGCCGTTTTTGCGGCCGGTGTTGTCGGATGCGGTGCTGGAGCCGATTCGTTTGCACGTCGACGCAAAGCGCTGCCTGTGCGCGGTCGATGCCACCTATTTCGGCCAGCTGTCGGCCGACTCAGTGCGCAGCCTGCAATTGCAGGGTGGGATTTTCAGCGAGGAAGAGGCGCAGGCGTTTGTGCAGAAACCGTATGCAGAAGACGCGATGCGTTTGCGCCGATGGGACGATCGCGCGAAAGAGAAGGATCGCGCTACGCCGGGGATCGACCATTATTTGGTCGTGGTCGAACGGGCGATGCGCGCGCATGCGACTGCGTGA
- the phnY gene encoding phosphonoacetaldehyde dehydrogenase, whose product MNTALRDHPAFRAEALRLCGERATRARTLDVFDPYTGMRVGTVPLASIDDVRAAFDYALAYRPTLSRYERSQILERAAVLLRERIEPASDLISLESGLSKQDSRYEIGRVADVFRFASIEALRDDAQSFSCDLTPHGKKRRVFSQREPLAGVIVAITPFNHPMNQVAHKVAPAIATNNRVVLKPSEKVPLSALYLADLLSEAGLPAPMLQVLTGDPRDIADELITHAAVELVTFTGGVAIGKYIAAKAGYRRVVLELGGNDPLIVLDDADLERAATLAVQGSYKNSGQRCTAVKRMLVQQRVAAEFTELVVEKTRAWTYGDPFDASNQMGTVIDAAAAQSFEARVNEAVAAGARLRVGNERRGALYAPTVLDNVDPSMTLVREETFGPVSPVIAFDTLDDAIRISNGTPFGLSSGVCTNRQDAITRFINELRVGTVNVWEVPGYRIELTPFGGIKDSGLGYKEGVQEAMKSFTNLKTFSLPWE is encoded by the coding sequence ATGAACACGGCGCTGCGGGACCATCCCGCGTTCCGCGCTGAAGCGCTGCGGCTGTGCGGCGAGCGCGCGACGCGGGCCCGCACGCTCGACGTGTTCGATCCTTATACCGGCATGCGCGTCGGCACGGTGCCGCTCGCCAGCATCGACGATGTGCGCGCAGCGTTCGACTACGCGCTCGCGTATCGACCGACGCTGTCGCGCTACGAGCGTTCGCAGATTCTCGAGCGTGCGGCGGTGCTGCTGCGCGAGCGCATCGAGCCGGCTTCGGATCTGATCTCGCTCGAGTCGGGGCTGTCGAAGCAGGACTCACGCTACGAGATCGGCCGCGTCGCCGACGTGTTCCGCTTTGCGTCGATCGAGGCGTTGCGCGACGACGCTCAGAGCTTCTCGTGCGATCTGACGCCGCATGGCAAAAAGCGTCGCGTGTTCTCGCAGCGCGAGCCGCTCGCGGGCGTGATCGTCGCGATCACGCCGTTCAATCATCCGATGAACCAGGTCGCGCACAAAGTCGCGCCGGCCATCGCGACGAATAATCGCGTGGTGCTGAAGCCGTCGGAGAAGGTGCCGCTGTCGGCGCTTTATCTGGCCGATCTGCTGTCTGAAGCGGGTTTGCCCGCGCCGATGCTGCAGGTGCTGACCGGCGATCCGCGCGACATCGCCGACGAGCTGATCACGCACGCGGCGGTCGAACTGGTCACGTTTACGGGCGGTGTCGCGATCGGCAAATACATCGCGGCGAAGGCCGGCTATCGACGCGTCGTGCTGGAGCTGGGCGGCAACGACCCGCTGATCGTGCTCGACGACGCCGATCTCGAGCGCGCGGCGACGCTCGCGGTGCAAGGGTCGTACAAGAACTCCGGGCAGCGCTGCACGGCGGTCAAGCGGATGCTCGTGCAACAGCGCGTCGCGGCGGAGTTCACGGAGCTGGTCGTCGAGAAGACGCGCGCGTGGACGTACGGCGATCCGTTCGATGCGTCCAACCAGATGGGCACTGTGATCGACGCCGCTGCCGCGCAGTCGTTCGAGGCGCGCGTGAACGAGGCGGTGGCTGCGGGCGCGCGCCTGCGTGTCGGCAACGAGCGCCGCGGCGCGTTGTATGCGCCGACCGTGCTCGACAACGTCGATCCGTCGATGACGCTCGTGCGCGAGGAGACGTTCGGGCCGGTGTCGCCGGTCATTGCATTCGATACGCTCGACGACGCCATTCGCATCAGCAACGGGACGCCGTTCGGGTTGTCGTCGGGCGTGTGTACGAACCGGCAGGACGCGATCACGCGCTTCATCAATGAGTTGCGCGTGGGTACGGTCAACGTCTGGGAAGTGCCGGGCTACCGGATCGAGCTGACGCCGTTCGGCGGCATCAAGGATTCGGGGCTGGGCTACAAGGAAGGCGTTCAGGAAGCGATGAAGAGCTTTACTAATCTGAAGACGTTTTCATTACCTTGGGAGTAA